The following proteins are co-located in the Streptomyces sp. DT2A-34 genome:
- a CDS encoding ATP-binding protein translates to MERCDPEHPMHEFTVAAAVEAVPSARRQVAVLVGKLGFSVSDEMLETVELLASEVIANAVLYSDAPCDIAVTRIDERLRVEVTDVDPSLPSAGEAGPNDECGRGLLLVDALADAWGVRPDFPGKTTWFEIAPEPSTESLGYDSTRAQSSGAAVARRTDREDGIEPQAKSRAPSIPAGAGARQLAA, encoded by the coding sequence ATGGAGCGTTGCGATCCCGAACATCCGATGCACGAATTCACGGTCGCGGCTGCTGTCGAGGCCGTCCCGTCCGCACGTCGCCAAGTCGCCGTACTGGTCGGGAAATTGGGCTTTTCCGTCTCGGACGAGATGCTGGAGACGGTTGAGTTGTTGGCGAGCGAGGTGATCGCCAACGCCGTCCTGTACTCAGATGCTCCGTGCGACATCGCTGTGACGCGGATCGACGAACGGCTCCGTGTCGAAGTCACGGACGTAGACCCGTCGCTGCCGAGCGCTGGTGAGGCTGGGCCGAACGACGAGTGCGGCCGGGGCCTACTGCTCGTTGACGCTTTGGCGGACGCCTGGGGAGTGCGGCCGGACTTCCCGGGCAAGACGACGTGGTTCGAGATCGCGCCAGAGCCTTCGACCGAGAGCCTGGGTTACGACTCCACGCGTGCTCAGTCCTCGGGCGCGGCTGTCGCGCGGCGGACTGATCGAGAGGACGGTATAGAACCGCAGGCCAAGTCGCGGGCACCGTCCATCCCTGCAGGTGCTGGGGCACGGCAGCTAGCTGCCTGA
- a CDS encoding integrase encodes MATSKPARGMTRDELLALPVAVDLDTANKALTIGRSTGYALAKRGEYPVSVLKLGNAYRVVTAELHRILGVGQEQEAERGQLCA; translated from the coding sequence ATGGCGACATCGAAGCCTGCCCGGGGGATGACCCGCGACGAACTGCTCGCTCTGCCTGTTGCCGTCGACCTCGATACGGCCAACAAGGCGCTGACCATCGGCCGCAGCACGGGATACGCCTTGGCGAAGAGGGGCGAGTACCCGGTCTCCGTCCTCAAGCTGGGCAACGCGTATCGCGTGGTCACGGCGGAGCTGCATCGGATTCTCGGCGTAGGTCAGGAGCAGGAGGCCGAGCGCGGGCAGCTGTGCGCCTAG